In Candidatus Neomarinimicrobiota bacterium, the sequence TCAACGAACGCCATGGCCAGTAATGTAACTGCTGCTTGGCGCGCCCATCGCCGTGGTGCATATTTTGCTAATCCATGTTTTACACAGATTCATCCAACCTGTATTCCTGTCTCTAGCGATCACCAATCAAAATTAACTCTTATGAGCGAAAGCCTAAGAAACGATGGGCGTGTTTGGGTTCCAAAGAAAAAAGGCGACAATCGTAATCCTGCTAACATTCCAGATGAAGATCGTGATTATTATTTAGAAAGGCTTTACCCTTCTTTTGGAAACCTTGTTCCAAGAGATGTGGCCTCCCGTCGCGCCAAAGATATGTGCGATAAAGGTCACGGTGTAGGCGAAACAAGATTAGCCGTTTATTTGGATTTTGCCGATGCAATTAACCGACTGGGGCGTAATGCCGTTTCAGCTAAATATGGTAACCTGTTTGATATGTATCAACAAATCACTGGTGAAAATCCATATGAAACACCCATGCGAATTTATCCTGCTGTTCATTATACAATGGGTGGGCTGTGGGTCGACTATAACCTCATGAGTAATGTCCCTGGATTATTCGTATTGGGAGAAGCCAATTTTTCGGACCATGGAGCCAACCGATTGGGTGCTTCAGCCCTAATGCAAGGACTCGCGGATGGTTATTTCGTTATTCCTCAAACCATCGGTAATTATTTATCTAAAAAACTTAACGAAACAATATCAACTGATGATTCTGCTTTTGAGTCTACAGAAAACGATGTAATGGCGCGTGTTGATAAAATTCTATCTATCAACGGTTCCCGAACCGTTGATGATATTCACAAGGAACTCGGTAAACTACTTTGGGAAAACGTGGGTATGTCCAGAAACAAATCCGGCCTTGAGCTGGCAATTAAAAAAATTCCCGAACTACGTGATCAATTTTGGAATAATGTACGAATCCCTGGTAGCAATGAGTCCCTTAATCCCGAATTAGAAAAAGCCGGTAGGCTGGCTGATTTCCTTGAATTGGGTGAAACCATGGCGCGCGATGCCCTCAGTCGGGAAGAGTCTTGCGGCGGGCATTTTAGAGAAGAACATCAAACAAAAGAAAATGAAGCGCAAAGAGATGATGAAAATTATCGCTATGTAACCGCCTGGGAATACCAAAATGGCAATGTACCGGTTCACCATAAAGAAGAATTAAATTTTGAAAATGTGTCCCTGACCACGCGGAGTTATAAATAATGCAAATAACTTTAAAAGTATGGCGACAAGCAGATGCGAATTCTACCGGAAACTTTGTTTCTTACAAAGTAGATAATATAACAGAAGACATGTCATTCTTTGAAGTGTTGGACATGCTAAACGATACTTTGGTATGCAACGGAGATGACCCCATAGCCTTTGACCATGACTGCCGAGAAGGAATTTGTGGAACCTGTGGTGTATTTATGGACGGTCGTGCTCATGGCCCTCTTCGCGGTGTCACCTCCTGTCAGGTTCATATGCGTAGTTTTACGGATGGACAGGAAATTGTACTTGAGCCCTGGCGCGCCACGGGATTTCCCATAATAAAAGATTTAGTTGTAGATCGTTCTTCTTTTGACCGCATTA encodes:
- a CDS encoding fumarate reductase/succinate dehydrogenase flavoprotein subunit, translated to MAMNSNTPGGPLAEKWTKHKFNLNLVNPANKRKYNIIVVGTGLAGASAAASFAELGYNVQAFSYHESPRRAHSIAAQGGINAAKNYPNDGDSVHRLFYDTIKGGDYRAREANVYRLAEISNNIIDQCVAQGVPFAREYGGLLDNRSFGGAQVSRTFYARGQTGQQLLLGAYSALIRQMGKGTVQFHPRHEMLDLVLVDGEAKGIITRNLVTGEINRHAANAVVLATGGYGNVFYLSTNAMASNVTAAWRAHRRGAYFANPCFTQIHPTCIPVSSDHQSKLTLMSESLRNDGRVWVPKKKGDNRNPANIPDEDRDYYLERLYPSFGNLVPRDVASRRAKDMCDKGHGVGETRLAVYLDFADAINRLGRNAVSAKYGNLFDMYQQITGENPYETPMRIYPAVHYTMGGLWVDYNLMSNVPGLFVLGEANFSDHGANRLGASALMQGLADGYFVIPQTIGNYLSKKLNETISTDDSAFESTENDVMARVDKILSINGSRTVDDIHKELGKLLWENVGMSRNKSGLELAIKKIPELRDQFWNNVRIPGSNESLNPELEKAGRLADFLELGETMARDALSREESCGGHFREEHQTKENEAQRDDENYRYVTAWEYQNGNVPVHHKEELNFENVSLTTRSYK
- a CDS encoding succinate dehydrogenase/fumarate reductase iron-sulfur subunit, whose protein sequence is MQITLKVWRQADANSTGNFVSYKVDNITEDMSFFEVLDMLNDTLVCNGDDPIAFDHDCREGICGTCGVFMDGRAHGPLRGVTSCQVHMRSFTDGQEIVLEPWRATGFPIIKDLVVDRSSFDRIMESGGYVSVSTGGTVDANALPIAKTDADEAFDAAACIGCGACVATCKNSSAMLFVGAKVSQYALLPQGQPEAKERVLNMVATMDNEGFGNCTNTGACEVECPKEISLEHIARMNREFLKSSLG